GCCGGTTCGGCGCAAGACAGCGCGTTACAATAAAGGCCTAGAGCCGTGCCCGATCGCGTTGCGATCGGGCACGGCTCTAGGGGAAAAGGTTCCTCCACAGGGCGAAGATATCGTCCGGCCATCGTCCGGATACGTCCCGCTGGACCGGCGTTCCCCGTCCGGAAGCCGCGCGATCCCTGAGCGGCCCCACCGGAGACAGACCGCATGGCCAAGCAGAAGACGCTGCACGACGCCTTCTACGAGACCCTGAAGGACGTCTACTATGCCGAGAAGCAATCCGTGAAAGCCCTCAAGAAGTCCGCCAAGGCCGCGGAGCACGCGGACCTGCGCCAGGCCTTCGAGACCCATGCCGAGGAGAGCGCCCAGCAGGTCGAGCGCCTGACGCAGGTGTTCGAGATCATCGGCAAGCCCGCCCGGGCCAAGACCTGCGAGGCGATGCAGGGGATCGTCTCCGAGATGGAGGAGGACCTCGACGACTTCGCGGACAGCCCGGCCGCCGACGCGGTGCTGGCGGCCTGCGCCCAGGCGGTGGAGCATTACGAGATCGCCCGCTACGGCACCCTGAAGACCTGGGCCGGCCAGCTCGGCTACGCGGAGGCCGCCCAGCTCCTCGACGAGACCCTGCAGGAGGAGAAGAAGACCGACGCGCTCCTCTCCAAGATCGCCGAATCGATCAACGCCGCCGGCGCGGCGGAGGACGACGCGGAGCCGTCCAAGGGCAAGGGCAGGAAGGCCGCCTGAACGGCGACCACCGGAACGCCGCCGACGCTGCCGCACGCGGCGGCGTCGGACGTGTTGCGGGCCGGTGCGACGGGCCGGGGGTCGGGGCGCCGCGGAACGACGTCGTAGGGCGGAGCTGCTGGCCCGCGATCGTCCGATCCGCTCGCGGCAGCATGCGGCCCGACCGAGATCGGTCTTTTACACTGTCACGACGCTTTTAAGTCATAGACATTTCAAAGCGATTGCAGATCAACCGGTCGATAGACTTTAAACTCTCGCCAGCGGAAGCTTTTTCGGTCGGCGGAAGCATTCACCGATCGGCGATCTCAGACTTGCTGGTGATGATTCCGCGCCATAAAAGATCTATCGATACCGACGATGCGATATTTCCGAACACAGCGCGCGCATTCTTTCCGGACATGCCCGACATGAATATACTGAAAAATATAAAAACACTGACCAAGATCACAATACCGTTCGTCATGACGACGCTGGTGAGCGCAGTCATCGTCATCTACGCGCTGAATACCATGAACGGGATCAGGGCGCGGAGCGGCTACGTCGCGGAGTATCTCACCGTCCGGCTGGCCGGCCTGCAGAATGCCCGGATCCATCTCGGCGACGCCGCGCTCATGAACCGCACCCTCATCATCGGCGAACCCAAGGCCGAGCTCACCACGTTCGAGAACCGCTACAACGAGGCCGCGAAGGCGACGCTCGATGACCTCGATCGCCTCATCGCCGCGTCGCGGTCGGCCGACGACGCGGAGAAGGCCCAGCAGATCCGCCGGATCGCCGCACCGCTGTTCGAGATCGTGGCGAACAGCAACACGGCGGCCCTCGATGACGACCGCGAGGCCGCCATCCAGATCGCGCTGAAGGACGCGCTCGGGCTGCGCAAGGCCTTCCACGCGGCGATGCAGACCCAGGTCGCGGAGCTGGAACGCCGGATCGATGACGGCAAGCAGGCCACGCAGGCCGAGGTGGAGCGCGCCACCACCATCCTGATCGCCACGGCCGTGACGGGGCTGCTCGCCGCCCTGGGCGCCGCCGGCGCGATCGCGGTGTTCGGGATCACGCGCCCCCTCGACCGCTTGGTCGCGGCCCTGCAGCGCATGGCGGGCGGCGAGACCGACGCCGCGCTGGCGGAAGCGGCGCGGCGGGACGAGATCGGCGCGGTCGGCCGGGCCGTCGAGGGGATCAAGGCCATGGTCGCCCGCGGCGCGGCCGAGGCGGCGGAGCGGCGGCACGCGGACGAGGCCGCCGCCGCCGCGGCGCGCAAGCGCGCCACGCTGGACCTGGCCGACGCCTTCGAGCGGGCGGTGGCGGGTCTCGTCGGGCTGGTCTCGTCGGCGGCCGCGACCCTGCAGGACACCGCCCGCCGGATGTCGGACACCGCCCAGGAGACCGCCCGGCGGTCCACGGCCGTGGCGGCCGCCGCCGAACAGGCGGGGTCCAACGTCGACACGGTGGCGGCCGCCACCGAGGAACTCGGGACGTCCGTCCAGGAGATCGGCCGGCAGGTGGCGGGCTCGACCGGCCTCGCCCGGACGGCGGTCGGCGAAGCCGATCAGACCGCCGCGCTGGTCGCCGCGCTGAGCGAGGCCGCCGCCCGGGTCGGCGGCGTGGTGCAGCTGATCTCGGGCATCGCGGCCCAGACCAATCTGCTGGCGCTCAACGCGACGATCGAGGCCGCCCGGGCCGGCGAGGCGGGCCGGGGCTTCGCGGTCGTGGCCGCCGAGGTGAAGGATCTGGCCGGGCAGACCGCCAGGGCCACCCAGGAGATCGCCGGCCAGATGGCCCAGATCCAGGGCGCGACCGGCGAGGCGGTGGGCGCCATCGCCACGATCACGGGTCGCATCCGCGAGATCGACGCCGTCGCGGCGACGATCGCGGCGGCCGTGGAGGAGCAGGGGGCGGCCACCCAGGAGATCGTCCGCAATGTCGGCCAGGCCTCGGCCGGGACCCGGGAGGTCACGGGCAACATCGCCGGCGTGGCCCAGGCCTCCGAGCAGACCGGGCGGGCCGCCGACCACGTGCTCGCGGCGGCCGCGGACCTGTCACGCCACGCCGAACAGCTCTCGGCCGAGGTCGAACGTTTCCTCGGCACCGTGCGGGCCGCCTGAGCGGCGGCGGTTCAGTTCGCCTTCTCGATGGCGCTGAGCGGCGTCCAGTAGCAGCGGTCCTGCGAGTCCTTCAGGGCGATGCAGCCGTAGGTCATCGTCCGGTTCTCCAGCCGGACCTCCTCGCCGAGCTTCCAGGACCGGCACTCGCCGCTGGCGAGGCTGACCTTGAGGAGCTGGCCGAACGCCTCCTCCTCGCCGGCCATGACGAGCTTGAACAGGCGGTCCGTGACCTCCTGCGTGTGGCAGCCGAATCGCTCGTTCACGATCGTCTCGGCTCCGGCGGGGCGGGACAGGGCGGCCACCGTGAGGGCGGCGAGGAGGGGAAGGGCAAGACGCATGCGCGGAACATATCCACCGGCCGGCGCCTGTCGAGCCCTCGGAGGCAGCCGCCGCCGCGGATGATCGCCGCGCCCGCTCACGGGTCCCGCGCAGCCTCGGCGCGCTTCACCGCCTGCCACGCGGCCTCCATGGCGGGCAGGTCCGAGCGGCCGAGCGCGCCTCCGGCCGCCCGCAGCTGCTCCGCCATGGCGGCGAAGCGGCGCTCGAACTTGGCGGTGCCGTCGCGAAGCGCCGCCTCCGGGTCGATCCCGGCATGCCGGGCGAGGTTGGCCACCGAGAACAGCAGGTCGCCGATCTCCTCGGACAGGGCCCCGGTATCGCCCGCCGCCAGGGCCTCGGCGACCTCGTCGGTCTCCTCGCGGACCTTGCCGACGACCTGGACGGCGTCGTCCCAGTCGAACCCGTAGGCGGCCGCCCGCCGCGAGACCTTCTCGGCCCGGGCGAGGGCCGGCAGCGCGCGGGCGACGCCGCCGAGCGGGTCGGGGGGCGCCTCGCCCCGGTCGGCGTGCCGGAGCGCCCGCTCCTGCGCCTTGATCGCGGCCCACTGCGCCTCGACCTGCGCCGGGTCGCGCAGCGGCGAGCCCTCGGGCAGAAGCCCGCCGTCGGGGGTGAACACGTGCGGATGGCGGCGGATCAGCTTGTCGCCGATCGCGCGCGCCACGTCGTCGAACGCGAAGGCGCCCGCCTCCTCGGCCATGCGGGCGTGGAACACCACCTGGAGGAGCAGGTCGCCGAGTTCGTCGCGCAGGTCGGCGCGGTCGCCCCGCGCCACGGCGTCGGCGACCTCGTAGGCCTCCTCGATCGTGTAGGGCACGACGGTTTCGAAGGTCTGCGCCACGTCCCAGGCGCATCCGCGGTCCGGATCGCGCAGGGCCGCCATCAGGCGCAGGAGCCTGTGCAGGGGCGATTCCCCCGGAATCTGCTCCGGCGCCGGTCCCGGCTCGCGTGCGTCGCTCATGCGGAAGGCGTTAGAGCATGGGGCACGAAACGGAAATCCACCCCTCGCGCGAACTCACGCGCGCCTTACCCGGGCGTCGCGTTCGCGCACCTGCTCGTCCTGCAGGGCGTTGAGGTAGCCGGTCAGGCGTCCGCTGACCGCCGGATCGGCGCACTGGACCCAGAGCGGGGCGGGAAGCGTGCGGACGGGCAGGCGCAGCAGGAAGGTCTCCGCCGACAGGGCAGCCTCCCGCTCGGAGGCGGCGGCGAGAAGGCGGGCGCCCGCCTGCGTGCCGATCAGGATCGCGATCGTTGCCATGGGACACCCACACCCTGCGCCGACAACGGCCGCCGGCCCCAAGCGTTGCGCAAGTCGTCGCGCAAGGCGTCGCGAAGGCGTCGGGCCTGTCGTTGCGCCTGTCTCAGCTGGTCGGCCGGATGCAGAGCGGTTCCCGGGCGAGCGCGAGGCTGAACGACCAGAGGATCTGCCCGACCTCGTCCATCAGCACCGCCCCGGTCAGGAGCATGCCGGCGGCCTTGCGGCAGAGGTCCCGGGCTCCGCGGATCGCGGCTTCCGCGTCCTCCGCCTCCAGGCGGTCGCTGGCGAAGGCGAGGCCGCAGCGGCCGTCCGCGTGCTCTAGGGTGCGTCGGAGATGATAGGCCGGCATCGCTCTGCCCACTCCGCGGTGATCGACCGGCCGCCCGCGATGCGGGCCTCTACGGCAAGCCGAGGCTACGGGCTGCGGCGGATGTCGGAGTTGACCCATGTTAAAGGGAATCGCATTCGTCCGCCCGCGGGGGCCCGGTGTCCGGTCCACGGTGTCGCAGGGCGTCCGGGGCGCCGCAGCCGGCCGCTGCGCGAGGTCCGCGCCAGGCCGTGCCGGGTCTTGTTCCAGCGGTCCGGGGCGCGGATCAGCTCGACCAGCGCGAGCCACGCGGCCAGGCTGACCATCAGGTAGTAGGCGGGCATCCAGAGGACCGATTGGGCGAGGTCGCCCCAGCCGCGACGGGCGCAGCCGAGCAGCGCCGGCAGCACCAGGGCCGCGAGCCCCGTCCCGAACAGCGTGATGGACAGCCCCGTGACGAGGTTGTCCAGGAAGGCGGACGCGGCCGGGACGTCCTGGATCAGCAGGGACCAGACCGCCAGGGCGAGGCACACCGGATAGGCCAGCGCCGAGGCTACGGTGCCCGGGACCAGCGCGACGGCGCAGAGCGCCTCGAGGCCGCCGAGGCTGTGCGCGTTGGCCAGCGGGCGGCGCCCGTGGGTGAGGCTCGTCTGGA
The sequence above is drawn from the Methylobacterium mesophilicum SR1.6/6 genome and encodes:
- a CDS encoding ferritin-like domain-containing protein translates to MAKQKTLHDAFYETLKDVYYAEKQSVKALKKSAKAAEHADLRQAFETHAEESAQQVERLTQVFEIIGKPARAKTCEAMQGIVSEMEEDLDDFADSPAADAVLAACAQAVEHYEIARYGTLKTWAGQLGYAEAAQLLDETLQEEKKTDALLSKIAESINAAGAAEDDAEPSKGKGRKAA
- a CDS encoding methyl-accepting chemotaxis protein, giving the protein MNILKNIKTLTKITIPFVMTTLVSAVIVIYALNTMNGIRARSGYVAEYLTVRLAGLQNARIHLGDAALMNRTLIIGEPKAELTTFENRYNEAAKATLDDLDRLIAASRSADDAEKAQQIRRIAAPLFEIVANSNTAALDDDREAAIQIALKDALGLRKAFHAAMQTQVAELERRIDDGKQATQAEVERATTILIATAVTGLLAALGAAGAIAVFGITRPLDRLVAALQRMAGGETDAALAEAARRDEIGAVGRAVEGIKAMVARGAAEAAERRHADEAAAAAARKRATLDLADAFERAVAGLVGLVSSAAATLQDTARRMSDTAQETARRSTAVAAAAEQAGSNVDTVAAATEELGTSVQEIGRQVAGSTGLARTAVGEADQTAALVAALSEAAARVGGVVQLISGIAAQTNLLALNATIEAARAGEAGRGFAVVAAEVKDLAGQTARATQEIAGQMAQIQGATGEAVGAIATITGRIREIDAVAATIAAAVEEQGAATQEIVRNVGQASAGTREVTGNIAGVAQASEQTGRAADHVLAAAADLSRHAEQLSAEVERFLGTVRAA
- the mazG gene encoding nucleoside triphosphate pyrophosphohydrolase, with translation MSDAREPGPAPEQIPGESPLHRLLRLMAALRDPDRGCAWDVAQTFETVVPYTIEEAYEVADAVARGDRADLRDELGDLLLQVVFHARMAEEAGAFAFDDVARAIGDKLIRRHPHVFTPDGGLLPEGSPLRDPAQVEAQWAAIKAQERALRHADRGEAPPDPLGGVARALPALARAEKVSRRAAAYGFDWDDAVQVVGKVREETDEVAEALAAGDTGALSEEIGDLLFSVANLARHAGIDPEAALRDGTAKFERRFAAMAEQLRAAGGALGRSDLPAMEAAWQAVKRAEAARDP